CCCCTGCATCCCCTCGCCCTCACCCGAGCGGCCAGTCCTGCCTTTCTCCCCCCACCTCGCCCAATACCTGTCCGAGAGCAGGCGTTCTGCGCTCTCGCCCCGCCCTTGCCCAGGCAGCCCCCGGTCGCGACGGCTCTCCTCGGGGCTGGGGGGCGCTGGGCGGCGGCCCTGGGCTGCTTTGGCTAACTTGGCTGCGGGGCAGGCGCGAGGAGGCGCGCCAGTCGGGACCTGGGCCGTGCGGGGAGGCCGCCCATTGGCCGGCCAGCGCCACGTGGCCGCCCCCGCCGGTATATTAGGCCACTATTTACCTCCAGCTCACTCGCCATGGCTTGGAGAGGGCAGCTCGGGTAGAGAGGGGTGGCGGAGCGGCGCAGACGGCGGCAGTCCTGCTCAGCCTCTGCCCAGCTCCGTACTCCGGCCCCGGCCTGCGCCCTCAGAAAGGTGGGGCCGGAACCATGAGCTCCTACCTGGAGTACGTGTCGTgcagcagcagcggcggcggGGTCGGCGGCGACGTGCTCAGCTTGGCACCCAAGTTCTGCCGCTCCGACGCCCGGCCCGTGGCTCTGCAGCCCGCCTTCCCTCTGGGCAACGGCGACGGCGCCTTCGTCAGCTGTCTGCCCCTGGCCGCCGCCCGACCCTCACCTTCGCCCCCGGCCGCCCCCGCGCGGCCGCCCATACCGCCTCCGGCCGCGCCCCAGTGCACCCTGGAGGGGGCCTACGAACCTGGTGCCGCACCTGCCGCGGCAGCGGGGGGCGCGGACTACGGCTTCCTGGGGTCCGGGCCGGCGTACGACTTCCCGGGCGTGCTGGGGCGGGCGGCCGACGACGGCGGGTCTCACGTCCACTACGCCACCTCGGCCGTCTTCTCGGGCGGCGGCTCTTTCCTCCTCAGCGGCCAGGTGGATTACGCGGCCTTCGGCGAGCCCGGCCCCTTTCCGGCGTGTCTCAAAGCGCCAGACGACGGCCACCCTGGTGCTTTCCAGACCGCATCCCCGGCCCCAGGCACCTACCCCAAGTCCGTCTCTCCCGCCTGCGGCCTCCCTGCCGCCTTCAGCACGTTCGAGTGGATGAAAGTGAAGAGGAATGCCTCTAAGAAAGGTAAGTCCGCGGGCCTTGGATGGGGCCACCTGGGGTTGGGGACGGAGCCTCCCCCGCGGAAATGCGCTGGGAGCTTGGTGCCGCTGCCTCTCCAGACAGCGGTTTGGGTTTTGTGGAGGAGACGCGTTCCCGGGCGAATTCCATTGAGTCTGCCTCGAGTACAGACTCGGAAAATGTGCCAGGCATTCAGAAAATTTCAGGAAGGAGCTCTCCGTGGAATGTCTCTTGGCACAAATTCTGTTCCTAGGGACCCAGGAGGGCTGCGCTGGGACTTTGATTCTAACTAGCTCCACTGCTCACCCACGTTCTGTCCCCGGCCTTTGGCCTGGCTGACGCTCTGTCTTTACGTTGCAGGCAAACTCGCCGAGTATGGGGCCGCTAGCCCCTCCAGCGCGATCCGCACGAATTTCAGCACCAAGCAACTGACAGAACTGGAAAAAGAGTTTCATTTCAATAAGTACTTAACTCGAGCCCGGCGCATCGAGATAGCCAACTGCTTGCACCTGAATGACACGCAAGTCAAAATCTGGTTCCAGAACCGCAGgatgaaacagaagaaaagggAACGAGAAGGGCTTCTGGCCACGGCCATTCCTGTGGCTCCCCTCCAACTTCCCCTCTCTGGAACAACCCCCACCAAGTTTATCAAGAACCCCGGCAGCCCTTCTCAGTCCCAAGAGCCTTCGTGAGGCCGGGACTTGGGGCGGAAAAACTGTGGCCTGCAGAAGTCCCAGGCGCCCCCCACCCCGTCTAGACTTAGGAGCTCAGTTTGAGATGGAGGTGGGAGAACAAAAATGAATAGGGATTTCACTTGGGAAATGAAGTACTTTAGTTGGCTTCTGATTTCCAGACTATAAGTCCAGATATTAATTGGCTGTCTTGTAAGCCACTTGTTTGGTTATGATTTGTGTCTTATCAGGGAAAAGGTGCCCAGCTGCCAGCCCAGCTCCGCTGCTGTGTTTGCCTCACTTAGTCATATGCAATTCTCGTTGCAGAGTGGCAGACCATTAGTTGCTGAGTTCTGTCAGCACTCTGATGTGCTCAGAAGAGCACCTGCCCAAagtttttctggttttaatttaaaGGACAAGGCTACATGTATTCAGCTTTTTGAGATGACCAAAGCTAGTTAGGGTCTCCTTGATGTAGCTAAGCTGCTTCAATGATCTTCACATTTGCACtccagttgtttttttctttaaaaaagcggTTTCTACCTCTCTATGTGCCTGAGTGATGATACAATCGCTGTTTAGTTACTAGATGAACAAATCTACAGAATGGGTAAAGAGTAGAATCTGAACTATATCTTGACAAATATTATTCAAACttgaatgtaaatatatacagtatgtatatttttaaaaaatatttgcttgcAATGACCTTATAAGTGACATTTAATGTCATAGCATGTAAAGGGtttttttggtaataaaaattatagaatctGCTGCTCTCTGCTTTTCTTACACTCTTTAATAATGATTCTCTTTCTTTAAAGTTGATTCAGTTTCCTGTATTTGAATTTTCTTGATTCTGCTATGATAATTTGTTTAtgttgataacttttttttttttttgagacggagtcttgctctgttgcccaggctgtagtgcagtggcacaatcctggctcaccgcaacctctgcctcccaggttcaagtgattctcctgcctcggcctccccagtagctgggattacaggcacgagccaccatgcccagctaattttttgttttttttttagtagagacggggtttcaccatgttggccaggctggtctcgaactcctgacctcgggtgatccgcccacctcggcctcccaaagtgctagaattacaaacgtgagccaccacacccagctgataacttttaaaaataatacttcctACAGGTTGTGTACACACCCAGCAAGTTATGGACAATTAGTAGTTTAAGAGAGAAAGCTACTCTGCCAAATGTCCAAGTAACTATGGAAATACTTTCCTTACCTTGAGTGCCCTAGTTTTATGGTAGGTGTGTAGTCTGCACATTAACTCAAGTGTTAGGTGCCTACTGTGGAATGTTGTAAAGCCAAGGAGACACTTCAGGGAGATCTTGTTCTTTTGTCTCCTGTCCTcacaaaaggaagaggaaaggtgaCCTGAAGACTTTGTTTCTTGGTTAGTGTTCCCTGAGAAAGGCAGCTGCACATCAAAAAGTTCTCAGTGGCtgaattcccatttccaaagtcaAGAGTTACAAAGGAGACTGGGAAAGGCTAGTAGTCACAAATTTCTACTTCCTGTAACCCAGACTGAGTATCTGGCTGAGAGAGAGCACAGACAGTGCCTTTCTGatttcagaaatgaaatattttcaaatgaatactTTGGAAGAGGTACAAGCACAAAATTTGAAAGTTGACGAGAGTATGTGGTTTAAGAAAACCCCAAAACCTATTCTCTAATCTATTTCACCCAACCTTCCATTTCTCATCCCTGGAGGCATTCATAGTTGACCAGAATTTATGTAACCTTGcagaaatatgagaaaaagaTACAATATAAAGATACAGAATCAAGTGGATACTTGAGACAGTTTTGGGGAGTAGGTCCTTATTTTACAACTATAAGTTCTTTCTGTAGTTCAACAGAAAGGCTAAAGGCCTAAATAATTCAGATAAGAACCTCACCTATTTAGCTAGATTTCTAGATTCCAGTATAATGCTTTAAATCTAATTATTCATAAATCTAAGCAACTGTGAAAGATTACTTTTTTTATAAAACAGCAATATGATTAGTTCTCTTACAAAATTGGAGTTACACTGAAGTTCTCATTCTTTGCATCtatagttgaatggaattgaagaaataaaatgatcagCTCAAACAAACTCAGCTGATTAGAGGGAAAAGATATTGCTTAAAAAGCAGGTCTGTCAATATTATTCTTATGTTTCCCCGTCTGCCCTTTAATAACTTGATGCTAATTGAATCTTGTTTGAAACAACAGCCCCCCTCTGAGCTCTGCTGCTATTTGAAAGAACTTGTTAAAGGACTTGTGATCTGCTTGCTTACAGCCACCTCTAGGCTTCCCCTGCAGTGGTCTTTGACATGACAATGTTTCCTTTTTGATAAGCATTTAAATGTAcacctaaacaacaacaacaaaataccaaCATGCTGGGTCATTTCCTTAATCTACCACCCTTTTCTCTGAGAAAATAAAGCTTTTCCTTCTGAAGCTAGTACTAGCACTTAGCCCTGATGGATGTCTTccttgatgaaggtggctattATGACATTCGTATAATGCTGTTTTATGAATCAGGCCAATATTAGCTATTTTTTGCCCAACCCCAGGGATCTTTAAAAGCTTTCTTAATGCAGATCACTGTACAGCTATATTCAGTATTAGGAAGAGTCCTGGCTGGAGATTGGGATGAACTAGGTGACCTCTGGAGGTCCCTCCCAACAATGAAAATGCTACAATTTAATGACttctgcatattttattttagacctATCATTTGAAGGGAGTTAGGCTCTAAGAGAAAGCAAATGTGCTGTCTAGGATTACAGTGATACTGTGTTTATACaggaaaagaggattttagacacTATCAAATATATGTTGTCAGTGGAGGTACCTAGGCAATGTGGATCATTTACAGAGCATTCcttttcctattattttgagcCTTGTGTTATTTTGAGTCAGATCTCCATGAAGTGTGAGGTTACTATGTAAACTGCAACTACTCAAACAATCCCATTTCTATTTTACAAGATTTCAAACTAAATATGCTAATTTACCCTCCAGCGATCTGTTACAAGGATGAATACACAGTGGACAGTTCTGGCTGTTGCATAATTAACTATTCAATGTTCCTTTGTCTTCACATAATGACCATGTGTCTACTTTTCTGGATCAGGATAATTGGGAGTGAGGAAGAGGAAagcatttaataatatataaaattcccATAAGTTGAGTACTAGCAAATGAAGGCTTTGCTGATATAAAAACCTAAAGCAATGTCACCTAGAGTTTCAAAAGATTAATTGTGTGTGATTTATGCTGCCTCAATCTCAAATATGGTGAGGACCAACACCAGAAGAGGCTGTCTGATTATCATGTCATccaaaaaaaacagaagcaggCTCAGGAGAGTTGCATTAACTCTAAAgttcttaattatttcttatggCCAAAGAAATGATCTATATTTGCTGAATATTGAATTTGAAAACCTCAGGATCTAATCAGTTTCCGAGAGATGTTTAGTCTGACCACAGACCTCTCAACAAGAAAAATGCCCAttgttaaaactttatttgtggTTTTAAAGTAAAACCATAGTGGACATATCTcacaaataaagataaatatcCGTCTAAATAGAAACAAAGATGTTCATGGTTTTTACCTCTATCTAATGTTTTCAAGTCATGAACATGCAACAAATCTGCAAAATAACTCTATTTCAACGTCTCATTTGTAATTGCTTATTACGTTGTACTtgttattcagaaataaaatttctatagAAACTGTTTAACTAGATTCAATAATGAACCAAGAGGACGAAAATCCTAAATATTGGTGTGAAAGGAAGGTCTATTACTTAGCTTGTAAAGATTTCAACATAATCTCTTCTCCTTCTAGAAATCTTATTGATATATTTTGGAAAGAAGGGCCAAAGAGTAGTCATTTGGACTTGTCATAGCTAATAAACTATTACAAGTTTATTAAAACTGACACTTTTGAGGCATTTCTAGAAGGTACTGGACTCTTTAGCACACTGAATTCTTAGGGATTTTATAGAGCTGAAGCTTATACAATCTGGGGAAAcctctttaaggaaaaaaatacaaaattgttaATACAAAATTCCCAGGATGTGGAATGGTTCAAGTTAGTGAAGTTTAAATTTCACTGGGCTCATAGTA
Above is a genomic segment from Pongo pygmaeus isolate AG05252 chromosome 11, NHGRI_mPonPyg2-v2.0_pri, whole genome shotgun sequence containing:
- the HOXD1 gene encoding homeobox protein Hox-D1 translates to MSSYLEYVSCSSSGGGVGGDVLSLAPKFCRSDARPVALQPAFPLGNGDGAFVSCLPLAAARPSPSPPAAPARPPIPPPAAPQCTLEGAYEPGAAPAAAAGGADYGFLGSGPAYDFPGVLGRAADDGGSHVHYATSAVFSGGGSFLLSGQVDYAAFGEPGPFPACLKAPDDGHPGAFQTASPAPGTYPKSVSPACGLPAAFSTFEWMKVKRNASKKGKLAEYGAASPSSAIRTNFSTKQLTELEKEFHFNKYLTRARRIEIANCLHLNDTQVKIWFQNRRMKQKKREREGLLATAIPVAPLQLPLSGTTPTKFIKNPGSPSQSQEPS